A portion of the Acidobacteriota bacterium genome contains these proteins:
- a CDS encoding amino acid transporter codes for MCLTGVDYFSTLGYQPGLAFLSAGLMSPIATLILVLLTLFGALPIYRRVAAASPHGEGSISMLEDLLPRWRGKLFVLVLLGFVATDFIITITMSAADATEHIVQNPLVPHFLEHHRIAITLLLIGILGGIFLKGFKEAIGLAVVLVACYLLLNLIVVAVGMYHVFIHPEVIPAWKSGLLAQPNIHGNPFLILGLSLLLFPKLALGLSGFETGVAVMPLVKGDEGDDEKNPAGRIRNTRKLLLGAAAIMSFMLLASSLVTTLLIEPAKFEGAAGSQPPGEAYGRALAYLAHKYLGEAFGSIYDLSTVAILWFAGASALAGLLNIVPRYLPRYGMAPDWTRANRPLVVVYTIIAFAVTIIFEANVEAQGGAYATGVLVLMTSAAVAVTLLVWQKRALRYAFLIITLVFAYTMVDNIIVRPEGIKIASLFIFGIIGVSFISRALRSTELRVDGVELNEMALQFIEEAKTGTIRIVANRPDRGDIDEYRLKEKRKRWDNHIPTEDPILFLEVRPGDASDFSGVLKVRGVQVGNYKILRTKSPAVPNAIAAFLLHVRNQTGQIPHVYFGWTEGNPLTYVLKFIFFGEGDTAPVTHEILRQAEVDESRRPAVHVGG; via the coding sequence ATGTGTTTGACCGGCGTGGATTATTTTTCAACGCTTGGTTATCAGCCAGGGTTGGCGTTTTTAAGCGCAGGATTGATGTCGCCGATTGCGACCTTGATTCTGGTGCTACTGACTCTGTTTGGCGCGTTGCCGATTTACAGGCGCGTTGCCGCAGCCAGCCCACACGGGGAAGGCTCCATTTCCATGCTCGAAGATTTACTGCCTCGATGGCGCGGCAAATTGTTTGTGCTGGTGCTGCTGGGATTCGTGGCGACGGATTTCATCATCACGATCACCATGTCAGCGGCGGACGCGACTGAACACATTGTCCAAAATCCACTGGTTCCGCATTTCCTGGAACACCACCGCATAGCCATCACTCTGTTGTTGATTGGAATTCTGGGCGGCATCTTTTTGAAAGGTTTCAAAGAGGCAATCGGGTTGGCTGTGGTGCTGGTCGCCTGTTACCTGCTGCTAAACCTGATTGTCGTCGCTGTGGGAATGTATCATGTCTTTATTCACCCGGAAGTGATTCCGGCGTGGAAATCGGGGTTGCTGGCTCAACCGAACATTCATGGCAATCCCTTTTTGATTCTGGGGTTGTCGCTGCTGTTGTTTCCGAAACTGGCGCTGGGGTTATCAGGATTTGAAACAGGGGTGGCTGTTATGCCCCTGGTCAAAGGCGATGAAGGCGACGATGAAAAAAATCCGGCGGGACGCATTCGGAATACGCGAAAGTTGTTGTTAGGTGCAGCCGCGATCATGAGCTTCATGCTGTTGGCGAGCAGCCTTGTGACCACCTTGTTGATCGAACCGGCCAAGTTTGAAGGAGCGGCGGGTTCGCAACCGCCAGGCGAAGCCTACGGACGCGCATTGGCCTATCTGGCGCACAAATATCTTGGTGAAGCATTCGGCTCAATTTACGACCTCAGCACGGTGGCAATTTTGTGGTTTGCGGGCGCTTCGGCGCTGGCGGGATTGCTGAACATCGTTCCGCGGTATTTGCCGCGTTACGGTATGGCTCCGGATTGGACGCGAGCCAATCGTCCGCTGGTGGTTGTTTACACCATCATCGCTTTTGCCGTGACGATCATCTTCGAAGCGAACGTCGAAGCCCAGGGCGGAGCGTATGCGACCGGCGTGTTGGTACTGATGACTTCGGCGGCGGTGGCCGTGACGTTGTTAGTGTGGCAAAAACGTGCGCTTCGATATGCATTTCTGATCATCACGCTGGTGTTCGCCTACACGATGGTGGATAACATCATCGTTCGGCCCGAAGGCATCAAGATCGCGTCGTTGTTTATCTTTGGCATCATTGGCGTGTCGTTTATTTCGCGGGCATTGCGTTCGACGGAACTCCGCGTGGATGGCGTCGAGTTAAACGAAATGGCGCTGCAATTTATCGAAGAGGCCAAAACCGGAACGATTCGCATTGTCGCCAATCGCCCCGACCGTGGCGACATAGACGAATACCGATTGAAAGAAAAACGGAAACGGTGGGATAACCACATCCCAACGGAGGACCCCATTCTCTTTTTGGAAGTTCGCCCCGGCGATGCGTCGGACTTTTCCGGCGTTCTCAAGGTTCGCGGCGTGCAGGTCGGAAATTACAAAATCTTGCGGACAAAAAGCCCGGCGGTGCCAAATGCAATTGCCGCATTTTTATTGCATGTGCGCAATCAAACCGGCCAAATTCCACACGTTTATTTTGGTTGGACGGAAGGCAATCCGTTGACCTACGTGCTGAAGTTTATTTTCTTTGGCGAGGGCGACACAGCGCCTGTGACTCACGAAATCCTGCGCCAGGCGGAAGTGGATGAATCGCGCCGCCCGGCGGTTCACGTCGGCGGTTGA
- a CDS encoding cytochrome c, giving the protein MKIAKQLLVILVTLFAFAATQVMAQKDGEQIERGKKLFVNYCASCHGVDAKGRGPVASSLKKQPTDLTKLQKGPKFPTSEVTKKISGDAISPVHGKRDMPVWGLIFSQQDITNLVKYLESIQRLYEPQPAG; this is encoded by the coding sequence ATGAAAATCGCAAAGCAGTTGTTGGTCATTCTGGTTACGTTGTTTGCTTTTGCCGCCACGCAAGTTATGGCGCAAAAAGATGGCGAGCAAATTGAGCGAGGAAAAAAGCTGTTTGTAAATTATTGCGCCAGTTGCCACGGCGTTGATGCCAAAGGCAGAGGCCCGGTCGCTTCGTCGTTGAAAAAACAGCCGACGGATTTAACCAAGCTTCAAAAAGGTCCCAAGTTTCCAACCAGTGAAGTCACCAAAAAAATCTCCGGCGATGCGATATCGCCTGTCCACGGCAAACGCGACATGCCGGTTTGGGGATTGATCTTCAGCCAGCAGGACATCACGAATTTGGTGAAGTATCTGGAATCCATCCAGAGGCTCTATGAGCCTCAACCGGCAGGCTGA
- a CDS encoding APC family permease yields MSEATISPLSPTERFKRWFFEGQVKEVAGPHGKEGQYHTHPWWKVMCLTGVDYFSTLGYQPGIAFLAAGALSPIATLILVLLTLFGALPMYNRVAEASPHGDGSISMLEDLLPRWRGKLFVLALLGFAATSFIITVTLSAGDATAHIIENPYAPEFLQHKEVPVTLVLIVALGAIFLKGFKEAIGLAVFLVTVYIGLNLIVVAVGFAEILAQPELLSNWKSKLFEEHGNPLAMMTAAFLLFPKLALGLSGFETGVVVMPLIKGNPADDPKKPAGRIRNAKKLLMTAACIMSVMLISSSFVTATLIPAHAFAEGGKAYGRALAFLAHEYLGDLFGTLYDLSTVSILWFAGSSAVAGLLNIIPRYLPRYGMAPEWARATRPLTLVLTVICFAVTILFKADPIQQGGAYATGVLALMFSAAIAVAIAAWQKGGVQRWAFLLIALVFGYTAGVNLVEQPDGIKIASLFIVFIIIVSFMSRALRSTELRVDGVELNDLALQFIEEAKSGTIRIIANRPDRGDLDEYRLKEKEERWNNHIPDGDPVLFFEVRPGDASDFSGIMKIRGIQVGNYKILRTKSPAVPNAIAAFLLHTRNQTGQIPHVYFGWTEGNPLVYVLKFIFFGEGDTAPVTHEILRQAEPDRSRRPAVHVGG; encoded by the coding sequence ATGTCTGAAGCAACAATCTCACCTTTAAGCCCGACCGAGCGGTTCAAGCGTTGGTTTTTTGAAGGACAGGTCAAAGAGGTCGCTGGTCCTCACGGAAAGGAAGGCCAGTATCACACGCACCCTTGGTGGAAAGTAATGTGCTTAACGGGTGTAGACTACTTTTCAACGCTTGGGTATCAACCCGGCATCGCGTTTCTGGCCGCCGGAGCCTTATCTCCAATTGCTACACTGATTTTGGTTCTATTGACGCTGTTCGGCGCATTGCCCATGTACAACCGGGTTGCTGAAGCCAGTCCACATGGTGACGGTTCGATTTCCATGCTGGAAGATTTACTTCCCCGCTGGCGAGGAAAACTGTTTGTCTTGGCTCTACTCGGATTTGCCGCCACCAGTTTCATTATCACAGTCACCTTGTCAGCCGGAGACGCGACAGCTCACATCATCGAAAATCCGTATGCTCCGGAATTTTTGCAGCACAAGGAAGTGCCGGTCACGCTGGTATTGATTGTGGCGCTGGGAGCGATCTTTCTAAAGGGTTTCAAGGAAGCCATCGGATTGGCCGTCTTTCTGGTGACGGTTTATATCGGTCTAAACCTGATTGTGGTTGCGGTCGGTTTCGCGGAAATCCTGGCTCAACCGGAATTGCTTTCAAACTGGAAAAGCAAGTTGTTTGAAGAACACGGCAACCCGTTGGCCATGATGACGGCTGCATTTTTGCTATTTCCGAAATTGGCGTTGGGCTTGTCAGGGTTCGAAACCGGCGTCGTGGTCATGCCGCTGATCAAAGGGAATCCGGCAGACGATCCAAAGAAACCTGCCGGGCGTATTCGCAATGCGAAAAAACTGCTGATGACGGCTGCTTGCATTATGAGTGTGATGCTCATTTCCAGCAGCTTTGTGACCGCGACGCTGATTCCGGCCCATGCGTTCGCGGAAGGCGGCAAAGCGTATGGCCGCGCACTGGCGTTCCTGGCACATGAATATCTGGGCGATCTGTTTGGCACACTTTACGATCTGAGCACGGTTTCGATTTTGTGGTTTGCCGGTTCATCGGCGGTTGCCGGATTGCTGAATATCATTCCGCGCTATTTACCTCGGTACGGCATGGCTCCGGAATGGGCGCGCGCGACTCGTCCGTTGACGCTGGTGCTGACGGTGATCTGTTTTGCCGTGACGATTTTGTTCAAAGCCGATCCCATACAGCAGGGCGGAGCGTATGCCACTGGCGTGTTGGCGCTGATGTTTTCGGCGGCGATTGCCGTGGCGATTGCCGCCTGGCAAAAGGGCGGGGTGCAACGCTGGGCATTTTTGCTGATTGCCTTGGTTTTTGGCTATACGGCGGGAGTGAACCTGGTCGAACAGCCAGACGGCATCAAAATCGCGTCCCTCTTTATTGTTTTTATCATCATCGTATCGTTTATGTCGCGGGCGTTGCGTTCAACCGAATTGCGCGTAGATGGCGTAGAGCTGAATGACCTGGCATTACAATTCATCGAAGAGGCCAAAAGCGGGACGATTCGCATTATTGCCAACCGGCCAGATCGCGGCGACCTTGACGAATACCGATTAAAAGAAAAGGAAGAGCGATGGAACAATCACATTCCGGATGGCGACCCGGTGCTCTTTTTTGAAGTCCGTCCGGGAGATGCATCGGATTTTTCCGGCATCATGAAAATTCGCGGCATACAGGTCGGCAACTACAAAATTCTCCGCACCAAAAGTCCGGCAGTTCCCAATGCAATTGCGGCATTTTTGTTGCATACGCGCAATCAGACCGGGCAAATTCCGCACGTGTATTTTGGTTGGACGGAAGGTAATCCCCTGGTGTACGTGCTGAAGTTTATTTTTTTCGGAGAAGGCGACACTGCGCCGGTAACCCACGAAATTTTGCGTCAAGCTGAGCCGGATCGCTCTCGCCGACCAGCGGTTCACGTTGGTGGTTAA